The Burkholderia cepacia genome includes a region encoding these proteins:
- a CDS encoding PLP-dependent aminotransferase family protein, producing the protein MKLALDTTTGVPLTEQLVDQIERMIRSQQLRGGVKLPSIRKMAADQKISRFPVIEAYDLLAARGLIRPRHGSGFYVTDRRDAGALPGGTDPRVAEEETSHILRQFASLDDRVKLSSGFVPAAWRDVDGIAQAVRHVVRGDTANLVDYAQPQGDPLLRQQLCRHLAPLGIDAQPQQILVTHSASQALDLVVRLMLKPGDTVFVEDPGYFNLFGLLKLHGVKPVGVPRRATGPDIEAAEALLREHRPKLFFVSTVLHNPTATNIAPPIMFRLLQLAHQHGFAIVEDDVYSDFEARPSQRLATLDQLERVIYVGGFSKTLSSSLRVGYLAARPDLINHLIDLKALTSMGGARIVESIVALLLERGTHRKHVERLRRRLAQASAHTVARLRQAGWQVYAQPNGGMFVWACVPGVDDSARLVELARTLGLDLAPGRDYRPNGDATPWVRLNVAAASDPQAAPFIDAAGTLGR; encoded by the coding sequence ATGAAACTCGCGCTCGACACGACGACCGGCGTTCCGCTGACCGAACAGCTGGTCGACCAGATCGAACGGATGATCCGTTCGCAGCAATTGCGCGGCGGCGTGAAACTGCCGTCGATCCGCAAGATGGCGGCCGATCAGAAGATCAGCCGCTTCCCTGTCATCGAGGCATACGATCTGCTCGCTGCCCGCGGCCTGATCCGGCCGCGCCACGGCTCCGGCTTCTACGTGACCGACCGGCGCGACGCCGGCGCGCTCCCGGGCGGCACGGACCCGCGCGTCGCCGAGGAGGAAACGAGCCACATCCTCAGGCAGTTCGCGTCGCTGGACGATCGCGTGAAACTGTCGAGCGGCTTCGTGCCGGCCGCGTGGCGCGACGTCGACGGCATCGCGCAAGCGGTGCGACACGTCGTGCGCGGCGACACGGCGAACCTCGTCGACTACGCGCAGCCGCAGGGCGATCCGCTGTTGCGCCAGCAGCTGTGCCGGCACCTCGCGCCGCTCGGCATCGACGCCCAGCCGCAGCAGATCCTCGTCACGCACAGCGCGAGCCAGGCGCTCGATCTCGTCGTGCGCCTGATGCTGAAGCCGGGCGACACGGTGTTCGTCGAGGATCCCGGCTACTTCAACCTGTTCGGTTTGCTGAAGCTGCACGGCGTGAAGCCCGTCGGCGTGCCGCGCCGCGCGACGGGGCCGGACATCGAGGCAGCCGAGGCGCTGCTGCGCGAACACCGCCCGAAGCTGTTCTTCGTCTCGACCGTGCTCCATAACCCGACTGCGACGAACATTGCCCCGCCGATCATGTTCCGGCTGCTGCAGCTCGCGCACCAGCATGGCTTCGCGATCGTCGAGGACGATGTCTACAGCGATTTCGAGGCGAGGCCGTCGCAGCGGCTCGCGACGCTCGACCAGCTCGAACGCGTGATCTATGTCGGCGGGTTCTCGAAGACGCTGTCGTCGTCGCTGCGGGTCGGCTATCTGGCCGCGCGACCCGACCTGATCAACCATCTCATCGACCTGAAGGCCCTCACCAGCATGGGTGGCGCACGGATCGTGGAAAGCATCGTCGCGCTGCTGCTCGAGCGCGGCACGCACCGCAAGCACGTGGAGCGGCTGCGCCGGCGCCTCGCGCAGGCGTCGGCGCACACGGTCGCGCGATTGCGGCAGGCGGGCTGGCAGGTGTACGCGCAACCGAACGGCGGGATGTTCGTGTGGGCATGCGTGCCGGGTGTCGACGATTCCGCGCGGCTCGTCGAACTCGCGCGCACACTCGGGCTCGATCTCGCGCCGGGGCGCGATTACCGGCCGAACGGCGACGCCACGCCGTGGGTCCGGCTCAACGTGGCGGCGGCGAGCGATCCACAGGCGGCGCCGTTCATCGACGCGGCGGGAACCCTGGGCAGGTGA
- a CDS encoding IS30 family transposase, translating into MKKSYSHLSAEERAVIMIESGKNVSVRAIARLLGRSASTVTRELARNRAESARCYDASVAAKAYRTRRERSRRPRKLLAASALYWHVHHQLVYRRWSPQQIAARLREMHPDSPDQRVSHETIYAAIYTHPRGGLKQAMIEALRQEKPARGNPRKTLARKSFVPEELRIIHRPEQIETRKSPGHWEGDLVKGAFNRSCVGTLVERKTRFVVLCRMDGCTAKDALEGFTRQMKKLPAFLRESLTYDRGSEMTCHVELAERLNLDIWFADPYAPWQRGSNENTNGLLRQFLPKGMDLSGVTQTQLNDIAKLLNGRPRQTLGWKTPEEAMAIELAAAGLAKRCT; encoded by the coding sequence ATGAAGAAAAGCTACAGCCACCTGAGCGCGGAAGAACGTGCGGTGATCATGATCGAAAGCGGAAAGAACGTGAGCGTGCGCGCGATCGCCCGACTGCTCGGACGCAGCGCATCGACCGTCACGCGAGAACTGGCGCGCAACCGCGCTGAGTCTGCGCGATGTTATGACGCGTCGGTCGCGGCCAAGGCCTACCGCACGCGGCGCGAGCGAAGCCGGCGGCCGCGCAAACTGCTTGCCGCAAGCGCGCTGTACTGGCATGTGCATCATCAACTGGTCTATCGGCGCTGGTCGCCGCAGCAAATTGCTGCCAGACTTCGCGAAATGCACCCAGACAGCCCCGACCAGCGCGTCAGCCACGAAACGATCTACGCGGCGATTTACACCCATCCTCGTGGTGGCTTGAAGCAAGCCATGATCGAGGCGCTTCGCCAGGAAAAGCCTGCGCGCGGCAACCCGCGCAAGACCCTTGCCCGCAAGAGCTTCGTACCGGAAGAACTGCGCATCATTCACCGGCCTGAGCAGATCGAAACGCGTAAATCGCCGGGGCATTGGGAAGGCGATCTGGTCAAGGGCGCCTTCAATCGCTCCTGCGTGGGCACGCTGGTCGAGCGCAAGACACGCTTCGTGGTGCTGTGCCGCATGGACGGCTGTACGGCGAAGGATGCACTCGAAGGCTTCACGCGCCAGATGAAGAAGTTGCCGGCGTTCTTGCGCGAGAGCCTGACGTATGACCGTGGATCGGAAATGACCTGTCATGTCGAACTGGCCGAGCGGCTGAATCTCGATATCTGGTTTGCGGACCCATACGCGCCTTGGCAGCGAGGCAGCAACGAGAACACCAACGGTTTGCTGCGCCAGTTCTTGCCCAAGGGCATGGACCTGTCGGGCGTCACGCAAACGCAGTTGAACGACATCGCCAAATTGCTCAATGGCCGTCCTCGTCAAACCCTCGGCTGGAAAACGCCGGAAGAGGCGATGGCCATTGAATTGGCTGCCGCTGGATTAGCGAAACGTTGCACTTGA
- a CDS encoding inositol monophosphatase family protein: MHPMLNIAVKAARRAGQIINRASLDLDLIEIRKKQQNDFVTEVDKAAEDAIIETLKTAYPDHAILAEESGESENESEFKWIIDPLDGTTNFIHGFPYYCVSIALEHKGVVTQAVVYDPNKNDLFTATRGRGAYLNDRRIRVGRRDRLSDALVGTGFPFREKDGLDAYARLFTEMTQACTGLRRPGAAALDLANVAAGRLDAFFEQGINVWDMAAGSLLITEAGGLVGNYTGDADFLHRHEIVAANPKIYAQMIPILNRYTRVHPAAE, translated from the coding sequence ATGCATCCCATGCTCAACATTGCTGTCAAGGCTGCGCGCCGCGCCGGACAGATCATCAACCGCGCGTCCCTCGATCTCGACCTGATCGAGATCCGCAAGAAGCAGCAGAACGACTTCGTCACCGAAGTGGACAAGGCCGCCGAAGACGCGATCATCGAGACGCTGAAGACCGCCTACCCCGACCACGCGATCCTCGCCGAGGAATCGGGCGAATCGGAGAACGAATCCGAATTCAAGTGGATCATCGATCCGCTCGACGGCACGACCAACTTCATCCACGGCTTCCCGTACTACTGCGTGTCGATTGCGCTCGAGCACAAGGGCGTCGTCACGCAGGCCGTCGTCTACGATCCGAACAAGAACGACCTGTTCACGGCCACGCGCGGCCGCGGCGCGTACCTGAACGACCGCCGCATCCGCGTCGGCCGCCGCGACCGCCTGTCGGACGCACTGGTCGGCACGGGCTTCCCGTTCCGCGAAAAGGACGGTCTCGATGCATATGCGCGCCTCTTCACCGAAATGACGCAAGCCTGCACCGGCCTGCGTCGTCCGGGCGCAGCGGCACTCGATCTCGCGAACGTCGCGGCCGGCCGCCTCGACGCGTTCTTCGAGCAAGGCATCAACGTGTGGGACATGGCAGCGGGCAGCCTGCTGATCACCGAGGCCGGCGGCCTCGTCGGCAACTACACGGGCGATGCCGATTTCCTGCATCGCCATGAAATCGTCGCGGCAAACCCGAAGATCTACGCGCAGATGATCCCGATCCTGAACCGTTACACCCGCGTGCATCCGGCGGCGGAATAA
- a CDS encoding lysozyme inhibitor LprI family protein, which translates to MKKIIYLVFLLLPATSFAEACISGMNVYDDLSCTLHALDKSKKDLNAIYQKIYASTQYKDELEKSQKAWLNYREKQCNGYIAAEASQSQGAGPGLITKDCLVTITRQRVDYLKTLLKR; encoded by the coding sequence ATGAAAAAAATCATTTATTTAGTGTTTTTATTGCTACCCGCGACTTCATTTGCTGAAGCGTGCATCAGCGGCATGAATGTATACGACGATTTATCTTGCACGCTCCACGCTCTCGATAAATCAAAAAAAGATCTCAATGCAATTTATCAGAAAATATATGCATCCACACAATACAAGGATGAGCTGGAGAAATCACAGAAGGCCTGGCTCAATTATAGAGAAAAGCAATGCAATGGCTATATTGCAGCCGAGGCCTCGCAATCCCAAGGCGCCGGCCCCGGCCTGATTACGAAAGACTGTCTCGTCACGATCACCAGGCAGCGAGTTGACTATTTGAAAACTCTTCTCAAAAGATAG
- a CDS encoding MFS transporter produces MTRQDSYRSLLNIPGLSPLLVAATCSRLAGRMFVLTLVLFVLARFSSPELAGWLTFAAIVPGLVVSPVAGAILDRVGPTIAVRIDFIASAIFVAAVSVVGWSGSADPVVLAVPVVLYSLTGPLGAAGTRTLLPRVVPPAALDRANALDTAIYAVVDVVGPALAGVMAASLGPAAAILLIATAYASAAVFLSFVPHLPGLVRSRASIWRQTMEGIRMVAAQPTLRGLAISYSLYQVTWGALIVVVPTFVAEHVSKGAASSITGLMWTTVGAAGGVSALLAGHLRTVDRERRIMAVGMAATAAAAWPVAGEFGLGGLVAALIVVGIASGPIDVALLTLRQRRTDPRQLGRVMSISMSLNVVGFPIGSAIAGTLTATSSSAALMMAGIASAMAALATSAIPHEIAQVRTGKESG; encoded by the coding sequence ATGACACGACAAGATTCCTATCGTTCCCTGCTGAACATCCCGGGTTTGTCGCCTTTACTCGTCGCAGCGACCTGCTCGCGCCTCGCCGGACGGATGTTCGTTCTTACCCTGGTCCTGTTTGTCCTGGCGCGGTTTTCGTCGCCCGAGCTGGCCGGATGGTTGACGTTCGCTGCAATCGTGCCCGGCTTGGTCGTCAGCCCCGTTGCGGGTGCGATCCTTGATCGCGTAGGGCCAACAATCGCCGTGCGGATCGACTTCATCGCCAGTGCCATCTTCGTTGCGGCCGTCAGCGTCGTCGGCTGGAGTGGTTCGGCCGACCCTGTCGTGCTGGCCGTGCCGGTGGTCTTGTATTCCCTCACGGGTCCATTGGGTGCAGCCGGCACACGAACGCTGCTGCCCCGCGTGGTTCCGCCTGCGGCACTTGACCGGGCGAACGCGCTGGACACCGCGATTTATGCGGTTGTCGACGTCGTGGGTCCTGCGCTGGCCGGCGTGATGGCCGCTTCGCTGGGGCCTGCGGCGGCGATCTTGCTGATTGCCACCGCCTACGCCAGCGCAGCGGTATTTCTGTCATTCGTTCCGCACCTGCCTGGACTGGTCCGCTCGCGGGCGTCGATCTGGCGGCAGACGATGGAAGGCATCAGGATGGTTGCCGCGCAACCGACACTTCGGGGGCTCGCGATTTCCTATTCGTTGTACCAGGTCACTTGGGGCGCGCTCATTGTGGTCGTCCCGACATTTGTCGCCGAGCACGTTTCCAAGGGCGCAGCCAGTTCGATTACCGGCTTGATGTGGACCACGGTCGGTGCTGCAGGTGGCGTGAGCGCCTTGCTTGCCGGTCATCTGCGTACGGTCGACCGGGAGCGTCGAATCATGGCTGTCGGCATGGCTGCGACCGCAGCGGCCGCGTGGCCGGTTGCAGGCGAATTCGGACTCGGCGGGCTGGTCGCCGCGCTGATCGTCGTCGGCATCGCATCCGGCCCTATCGATGTCGCATTGCTGACGCTGCGTCAGCGGCGAACGGACCCTCGGCAACTCGGCCGGGTCATGTCCATCTCGATGAGCCTGAATGTGGTGGGGTTTCCAATTGGATCGGCCATCGCCGGAACGTTGACCGCCACTTCATCTTCGGCAGCGCTGATGATGGCCGGAATCGCATCCGCGATGGCTGCACTCGCGACTTCGGCAATCCCGCACGAGATCGCTCAGGTCCGGACCGGGAAAGAATCCGGTTAG
- a CDS encoding LysE family translocator, translating into MNFAHFSGFGVAFAVYLIGTATPGPANLSIANVSLNHGRTPGLAMAAGVMSGSLCWGVTAAAGVSAMLLSSGVLLMWLKILGAGYLLWLAYKAVRAAYSTRDPLKADAQARRGSLARFYLQGLGIHLTNPKAILSWLTVTTLGLSANASAWTSFVLVAGCATLGFIVFTTYALAFSSHSAGPFFARTRKPFGLFCGLFYCVLAAGFIRSLA; encoded by the coding sequence ATGAACTTCGCCCACTTCTCCGGCTTCGGCGTCGCGTTCGCCGTCTACCTGATCGGCACGGCAACGCCGGGGCCGGCCAACCTGTCGATCGCGAACGTGTCGCTCAATCACGGGCGCACGCCCGGCCTGGCGATGGCCGCCGGCGTGATGTCCGGCTCGCTCTGCTGGGGCGTGACGGCGGCGGCCGGCGTGTCCGCGATGCTGCTGTCGTCCGGTGTGCTGCTCATGTGGCTCAAGATCCTCGGCGCAGGCTACCTGCTGTGGCTCGCGTACAAGGCGGTGCGCGCCGCGTACTCGACGCGCGATCCGCTGAAGGCCGATGCGCAGGCGCGGCGCGGCAGCCTGGCGAGGTTCTATCTGCAGGGGCTCGGCATCCACCTGACCAACCCGAAGGCGATCCTGTCGTGGCTGACCGTGACGACGCTGGGGCTGTCGGCGAACGCGTCGGCGTGGACGAGCTTCGTGCTCGTCGCCGGCTGCGCGACACTCGGCTTCATCGTGTTCACGACGTATGCGCTCGCGTTCTCGTCGCATTCGGCGGGGCCGTTCTTCGCGCGCACGCGCAAGCCGTTCGGCCTGTTCTGCGGACTGTTCTACTGCGTGCTCGCGGCGGGCTTCATCCGCTCGCTCGCGTAG